The window TGGGACGCCAGCCCGACGAACTGATGCGCGAGGTGGAGGCCTGGATCGAGGCCGAGATGCGCCGCCTGGACCCCGATGCTTACCCGGCCCCAGCGGCCAACACCGCGGCCAACAGCGGGAAGTGAACCGACCGTGATGCAGCGGCTTGTGCAACTGGCGCTGGACCTGTTCGACCCGCCGGGCGCGCCTGCAGCAGCCCCTAGCCCCATGGCTGCGGGTTTGACGTCAAATCAGCCGCAAGCGCTAGTCGATCAAGCGCTGGTAGCTCCTAAAACGATAGTGCAGCGCCCAGCGGCACCCGCAGTGCCGCTGCCCTCGCTGCTGTCTCCCGCCGAATTCCGCCACCCGCAAGCCAACCGCGAGGTCTTGCTGGGCGACGCCGTGGTGGCCTATGCGTTGCAGCGTGCGCGCCGCCGCAGCATCGGCTTCGCGGTGGGCCCCGACGGCCTGTCGGTGCGCGCCCCCAGCTGGGTGACGCTGGGCGCGGTGGATTCTGCGCTGCGCGAAAAATCCGACTGGATCCTGCGCAAGCTGGGCGAGGCGCGCGAGCGCCAGCAGCGCATGGAAGGTGGACGCATCGTGTGGACCCATGGCGCAGAGCTGCCCTATCTGGGCGAGCCGCTGCGGTTGGTGCTGGA of the Acidovorax sp. 107 genome contains:
- a CDS encoding M48 family metallopeptidase, with the translated sequence MQRLVQLALDLFDPPGAPAAAPSPMAAGLTSNQPQALVDQALVAPKTIVQRPAAPAVPLPSLLSPAEFRHPQANREVLLGDAVVAYALQRARRRSIGFAVGPDGLSVRAPSWVTLGAVDSALREKSDWILRKLGEARERQQRMEGGRIVWTHGAELPYLGEPLRLVLDPSHGFAGKGGALVAADQSGEAMRGLHIGLPHSASPAQIRDAVQAWLMRDARRHFTERLDHFAPLLGVRWASLRLSSANTRWGSAKADGSIRLNWRLLHYRPAIIDYVVAHELAHLRVMDHSPRFWDTVATVVPDYAQLRSHLRDEPAPLW